The following coding sequences lie in one uncultured Fibrobacter sp. genomic window:
- a CDS encoding PorV/PorQ family protein, translated as MLKRFAAIAFAACSLVFAGEHWGVDAGAVSMKYLSMQVSARNAGLSGAGVADATSASEISRNPLAMGAVQESEAGVNHVIFPEYTADDFTTAYLALPFSLFDFPLTFAAGFEFLGYDGIEGRDEEGFKTSDYGAYAWTLQAGLGNRNKVFNWAATARFSQQTIDDETALAFLGDIGGAYHVNEYFAFAATLTNFGYMGDYDGESETAPMALQAGVTGVVPVARLFGFQSRWDLHVSADAYRRADMEDPEWRFGGELDYNETLALRIGYAARPDTEDGVSAGIGVIFGMVSFDYAYSPKKAFDGGYHYLTLGMRF; from the coding sequence ATGTTGAAACGTTTCGCTGCCATCGCCTTCGCCGCATGTTCCCTTGTATTTGCCGGGGAGCATTGGGGAGTCGATGCGGGCGCCGTTTCGATGAAATACCTTTCGATGCAGGTCTCGGCGCGTAACGCTGGCCTTTCGGGTGCGGGTGTCGCGGATGCGACGAGCGCTTCCGAAATTTCGCGCAATCCGCTTGCCATGGGCGCCGTGCAGGAATCCGAGGCGGGCGTGAACCACGTGATCTTCCCCGAATACACTGCCGACGACTTTACCACGGCGTATTTGGCGCTCCCGTTTAGCCTGTTCGATTTTCCGCTCACTTTCGCGGCGGGTTTCGAGTTCCTCGGGTACGACGGTATCGAGGGCCGTGACGAAGAAGGCTTCAAGACATCGGATTACGGTGCCTACGCCTGGACGCTCCAGGCGGGTCTTGGCAACAGGAACAAGGTGTTCAATTGGGCGGCGACGGCCCGCTTCAGCCAGCAGACCATTGACGACGAGACCGCCCTCGCGTTCCTCGGCGATATTGGTGGTGCCTACCACGTGAACGAGTATTTTGCCTTTGCGGCCACCCTCACGAATTTCGGCTACATGGGTGACTATGACGGTGAAAGCGAGACCGCCCCGATGGCGCTCCAGGCGGGCGTGACGGGTGTCGTTCCCGTTGCAAGGCTTTTCGGGTTCCAGAGCCGCTGGGATCTCCACGTTTCTGCCGACGCCTACCGCCGTGCCGACATGGAAGACCCCGAATGGCGTTTCGGCGGTGAACTCGACTACAACGAGACGCTTGCTCTTCGCATCGGTTATGCGGCACGCCCCGACACCGAAGATGGCGTGAGCGCGGGTATTGGCGTCATATTCGGCATGGTCAGTTTCGACTACGCCTACAGCCCGAAAAAAGCCTTTGACGGCGGCTACCACTACCTGACACTCGGCATGCGCTTCTAG
- a CDS encoding sigma 54-interacting transcriptional regulator, whose translation MNRHESMLRIAASSDISVLLLGESGSGKEVAARFVHAHSKRAGGPFVALNCGAIAKGLAESILEGHRKGAFTGATEERLGVVRSADSGTLFLDEIGEMPLETQCKLLRILQEHSVMPLGESTSIPVNFRLICATNRDLRGEVQAGRFREDLFFRLNVFPIRIPPLREREDFGNITDELWREIHGMKHPDAPRPSEYPTGVSRLSAREVSLLASREWPGNVRQLKNILQRYSLLRPYGITLSKILDEEFCEAPLNHSAARPAASPKTGAHEHTAANDVKAYCGYIDSLYEKPRRYSVSPTWDLICTELSRNDGNKSITAQKLGISRGCLSYQIKKHSS comes from the coding sequence ATGAACAGACACGAATCCATGTTACGCATCGCGGCAAGCTCCGACATCTCGGTTCTGCTCCTCGGCGAATCGGGAAGCGGCAAGGAAGTCGCCGCCCGCTTTGTACATGCCCACAGCAAGCGGGCGGGCGGCCCCTTTGTCGCACTCAACTGCGGCGCGATTGCCAAGGGGCTTGCCGAAAGCATCCTGGAGGGGCACCGCAAGGGGGCGTTCACCGGCGCCACCGAGGAACGCCTCGGAGTGGTACGCTCGGCGGATAGCGGCACGCTCTTTCTCGACGAAATCGGCGAAATGCCGCTCGAAACACAGTGCAAGCTGCTGCGTATTCTGCAGGAACACTCGGTGATGCCGCTCGGCGAAAGTACCTCCATTCCCGTCAACTTCCGCCTGATCTGCGCCACCAACCGCGACCTGCGCGGCGAGGTGCAGGCGGGGCGATTCCGCGAAGACCTCTTCTTTCGTCTGAACGTCTTTCCGATACGCATCCCGCCACTCCGCGAACGCGAAGATTTCGGCAACATCACCGATGAGCTGTGGCGAGAAATCCACGGAATGAAACATCCAGACGCGCCACGCCCAAGTGAATACCCCACCGGAGTTTCCAGGCTATCTGCACGCGAAGTCTCGCTTCTTGCAAGCAGGGAATGGCCCGGCAACGTGCGACAACTCAAGAACATTCTGCAGCGCTATTCGCTGCTTCGTCCTTATGGAATTACCTTGTCTAAAATCCTGGACGAGGAATTCTGCGAGGCGCCCCTGAACCATTCCGCAGCGAGGCCCGCCGCATCCCCAAAAACAGGGGCGCACGAGCATACCGCAGCAAACGACGTCAAAGCCTACTGCGGCTATATCGACTCGCTCTACGAAAAACCGAGGCGCTATTCGGTCTCCCCCACGTGGGACTTAATTTGTACAGAACTTTCACGTAACGACGGCAACAAAAGCATTACCGCGCAAAAGCTAGGAATCAGCCGCGGCTGCCTCAGTTACCAGATCAAGAAGCACAGCAGTTGA